In Symmachiella dynata, the following are encoded in one genomic region:
- the pyrH gene encoding UMP kinase, with amino-acid sequence MPDSDDSPVSDDSSVSKDALIYPRVLLKLSGESFCRSGESGITMSEVAAVSQQIKRVVESGVQLAIVVGGGNILRGKQFSAVSASIKAPTAHYMGMLATVINGLALQDALENAGVPTRLQTAIRMEGVAEPFIRRRCIRHLEKGRVVILGAGTGSPFVTTDTAAALRAREIEADVVLKATRVDGVYAEDPEKNPHAVRYSDISYQDVLAQNLQVMDAQAFHHCMEHGIPIVVFNFKREGNLERAAAGERIGTRVLPAAQIRKEAAE; translated from the coding sequence ATGCCCGACTCTGATGATTCCCCAGTGTCCGATGACTCTTCAGTCTCCAAAGACGCGCTGATTTATCCGCGTGTGTTACTCAAATTGAGCGGCGAAAGTTTTTGCCGTAGCGGCGAATCGGGCATTACCATGTCCGAGGTGGCCGCCGTTTCACAACAAATCAAGCGGGTCGTCGAATCGGGTGTGCAATTGGCAATTGTGGTTGGCGGGGGGAACATTCTCCGCGGCAAGCAATTTTCTGCCGTCAGCGCCTCGATCAAGGCTCCCACAGCCCACTACATGGGCATGTTGGCGACCGTGATCAACGGGTTGGCACTGCAAGATGCCTTGGAAAACGCCGGGGTCCCCACACGGTTGCAGACGGCGATTCGCATGGAGGGTGTGGCGGAACCGTTCATTCGTCGCCGCTGTATTCGCCATCTGGAAAAAGGCCGCGTGGTGATTTTGGGGGCGGGAACGGGCAGTCCATTTGTGACGACCGATACCGCCGCCGCGCTCCGCGCTCGGGAAATCGAAGCGGACGTCGTGCTCAAAGCGACCCGCGTGGACGGCGTTTATGCCGAAGACCCTGAAAAGAACCCGCATGCGGTCCGTTATTCGGACATTTCCTATCAGGATGTGCTAGCACAAAACCTGCAGGTGATGGATGCACAAGCTTTCCATCATTGCATGGAGCATGGCATACCGATCGTTGTTTTCAATTTTAAACGGGAGGGCAACTTGGAACGGGCCGCCGCCGGAGAGCGAATTGGCACCCGTGTCTTGCCCGCCGCACAAATTCGCAAAGAGGCTGCGGAATAA
- a CDS encoding response regulator transcription factor codes for MNKKVLIVEDEAHIGIGIKFNCEAEGLEATLVEDGPSALKLIADEPDEFCAVILDIMLPDMSGYAVLEEIRARGIQIPVLILSARTLTEDKVRGFDAGADQYLTKPFELPELISRVKSLVNRRKPEPATLPTPDVFAFGNARIDFKRHEVTVDGELLELTTKELDLLRFFVAREGQVLSRSDLLDNVWGVDSSPITRTVDNFIVRLRRYFEIDPANPQHFLSVRGVGYRFVADPNGEEHDESKTEDDENE; via the coding sequence ATGAACAAGAAAGTTTTGATTGTCGAAGACGAAGCGCACATCGGCATCGGGATCAAGTTCAATTGTGAGGCTGAAGGTCTTGAGGCGACATTGGTCGAAGATGGGCCGTCGGCGTTAAAATTGATCGCCGATGAACCCGATGAATTCTGCGCCGTCATCTTAGATATCATGCTCCCCGATATGAGCGGCTATGCCGTGCTCGAAGAGATCCGCGCCCGCGGCATTCAGATTCCGGTGCTGATTCTTAGCGCGCGAACTCTGACCGAAGATAAAGTCCGCGGATTCGATGCCGGCGCCGATCAGTATCTGACGAAACCGTTCGAACTTCCGGAGCTCATTAGCCGGGTCAAAAGCCTCGTCAATCGCCGCAAGCCTGAACCGGCAACCCTGCCGACTCCCGATGTCTTTGCCTTCGGCAATGCCCGCATCGATTTTAAGCGGCACGAGGTCACAGTCGATGGTGAGTTGTTGGAACTGACGACCAAGGAATTGGACCTGTTGCGATTTTTCGTCGCACGGGAAGGGCAAGTGTTGTCCCGCAGTGATTTGCTGGACAACGTCTGGGGCGTCGATTCGTCGCCGATCACTCGTACGGTCGATAATTTCATTGTCCGCCTGCGACGCTACTTCGAGATCGACCCGGCCAACCCGCAGCACTTCCTCTCAGTCCGCGGCGTCGGCTATCGCTTTGTCGCCGACCCCAATGGCGAGGAGCACGATGAAAGCAAAACAGAGGACGATGAAAATGAATAA
- a CDS encoding glutamine synthetase family protein: MTAPQGLLTSSELAEHVAAETIDTVLVAFTDLYGRLVGKRFDASFFVEQIEKSGTHACDYLLTVDMEMTPVAGYRFSNWERGYGDFHLVPDLSTLRIATWLDRTAMVLCDVHDESAHAPVSIAPRSLLRKQIEQAEKLGYAAKAGSELEYFIFENSYRDAAEGGYASLKPAGWYIEDYHTLQGTREESFNGAVRRHLSRSGIPVECTKGEWGLGQHELNVRYADILAMADNQGVYKQCVKEVADAQGISVTFMAKYSHDHAGSSCHIHLSLWKDGKNAFAGDQEFAGIQCSDLFRWFLAGWMAHAAELMVCYAPTVNSYKRYQSGSWAPTRLAWCRDNRTAGFRVVGNGPSLRIECRIPGADCNPYLAYAAALASGLDGIANKTEPPAIFEGDVYAAEELEHVPRTLEEATTNFENSEFAKAAFGAEVVEHYAHFFRTEVDDYHKAVTDWERQRYFERI, from the coding sequence ATGACCGCACCGCAAGGTCTTCTCACCTCCAGCGAATTGGCCGAACATGTCGCGGCTGAAACGATTGACACCGTGTTGGTCGCTTTTACAGACCTTTATGGACGTCTGGTTGGCAAACGTTTCGATGCCTCGTTTTTTGTCGAACAGATCGAAAAATCGGGCACGCACGCGTGTGACTATTTGCTGACCGTCGACATGGAGATGACGCCGGTCGCTGGTTATCGCTTTTCCAACTGGGAACGTGGTTACGGCGACTTTCATCTCGTGCCCGATTTGTCGACGCTACGCATTGCCACTTGGTTGGATCGGACCGCCATGGTGCTGTGCGACGTCCACGACGAATCGGCCCACGCGCCCGTCAGCATCGCCCCCCGTTCGTTGTTGCGAAAACAAATTGAACAGGCGGAGAAGTTGGGGTACGCCGCCAAGGCGGGTTCGGAATTGGAATACTTCATCTTCGAGAATTCCTACCGCGATGCTGCCGAGGGGGGATATGCGAGTCTCAAACCAGCCGGTTGGTACATCGAGGATTATCACACATTGCAGGGCACACGGGAGGAATCGTTCAACGGCGCCGTCCGCCGGCATTTGTCACGGTCGGGAATTCCGGTCGAATGCACCAAAGGGGAATGGGGACTGGGGCAGCACGAACTGAATGTGCGATATGCCGACATCCTGGCCATGGCTGACAACCAGGGCGTTTATAAGCAATGCGTGAAGGAAGTTGCCGATGCACAGGGCATCAGCGTGACCTTCATGGCCAAATATTCCCACGACCATGCCGGTTCCAGTTGCCACATCCATCTCAGCCTGTGGAAAGATGGCAAAAACGCCTTTGCCGGTGATCAGGAATTCGCCGGGATCCAATGTTCAGACCTGTTTCGCTGGTTCCTCGCTGGTTGGATGGCGCATGCGGCAGAGCTGATGGTCTGTTATGCCCCCACGGTCAATTCCTACAAACGGTATCAATCCGGCTCCTGGGCACCGACCCGTTTGGCCTGGTGCCGCGATAACCGCACCGCTGGATTTCGCGTTGTCGGAAATGGCCCGAGCCTGCGGATCGAATGCCGCATTCCCGGTGCGGACTGTAATCCGTATTTGGCCTACGCCGCTGCTCTCGCCTCGGGTTTGGACGGCATCGCCAACAAAACCGAACCGCCGGCAATTTTTGAAGGGGACGTTTATGCAGCGGAAGAATTGGAGCATGTTCCCCGTACCCTCGAGGAAGCGACAACCAATTTCGAAAACAGCGAATTTGCCAAAGCCGCATTTGGCGCAGAGGTTGTCGAGCACTACGCACACTTCTTCCGCACTGAGGTCGACGACTATCACAAGGCGGTCACGGATTGGGAACGGCAACGTTATTTCGAACGGATTTGA
- a CDS encoding tRNA-queuosine alpha-mannosyltransferase domain-containing protein: MRILALEPYYGGSHRAFLDGWQARSGHEFTLLGLPAYKWKWRMRHAAVTFAEMVAKRVDQGQRWDAIFCSDMLNLPEFRGLTAPHVAALPAVVYFHENQLTYPQQRAKERDLHFAYTNITTAHAAEAVWFNSAYHRDIFLEAAATFLQRMPDYSHAEMIDGIRDKSVVHSPGIHEFPARGARRDGPLRILWAARWEHDKNPGDFFAALEILERSGLDFRLSVIGESFAQVPDVFAEARHRFADRIDRWGYQESREEYVAALLDADVAVSTAVHEFFGIGIVEAVAAGAFPVVPRRLAYPETLAALESDETAAIFFDGSVGGLADRLQELAARQQTGPLWGATPQRGRLAMRRYHWDRIAAEMDAAMDGLC; encoded by the coding sequence ATGCGCATCTTAGCCCTTGAACCCTACTACGGCGGCAGCCATCGCGCATTCCTGGATGGTTGGCAAGCGCGGAGCGGGCATGAATTCACACTGCTGGGGCTGCCGGCCTATAAGTGGAAATGGCGGATGCGGCATGCTGCTGTGACGTTTGCCGAGATGGTCGCCAAACGCGTCGATCAGGGCCAGCGGTGGGATGCGATCTTTTGTTCCGACATGTTGAATCTGCCGGAGTTTCGCGGTCTGACCGCACCGCACGTGGCAGCGTTGCCGGCGGTGGTCTATTTCCATGAGAACCAACTGACATATCCGCAACAACGCGCAAAAGAGCGGGATCTGCATTTTGCCTACACGAACATTACCACAGCGCATGCCGCTGAGGCGGTGTGGTTCAATTCGGCATATCATCGGGATATTTTTCTTGAGGCCGCCGCGACGTTTCTGCAGCGGATGCCCGATTATTCGCATGCGGAGATGATCGATGGCATCCGCGACAAATCGGTTGTGCATTCGCCGGGCATTCATGAGTTCCCCGCACGCGGTGCGCGGCGGGACGGTCCATTGCGGATTTTATGGGCAGCACGCTGGGAGCATGACAAGAACCCCGGCGATTTTTTTGCGGCGCTCGAAATCCTTGAGCGGTCCGGTCTCGATTTTCGGCTGAGCGTGATCGGCGAATCCTTTGCGCAGGTTCCCGATGTGTTCGCCGAGGCGCGGCATCGTTTCGCCGACCGGATCGATCGTTGGGGCTACCAAGAATCACGCGAAGAATACGTGGCAGCCCTGCTGGACGCGGATGTCGCCGTTTCGACAGCTGTGCATGAGTTTTTCGGAATCGGTATTGTCGAGGCGGTCGCTGCCGGCGCGTTTCCGGTCGTGCCGCGGCGCTTGGCCTATCCGGAAACATTGGCGGCATTGGAGAGTGATGAGACTGCCGCTATTTTTTTTGACGGCAGCGTGGGCGGGTTGGCGGATCGTTTGCAGGAATTAGCTGCGCGTCAGCAGACGGGCCCATTGTGGGGGGCGACTCCTCAGCGCGGTCGCTTGGCGATGCGCCGGTATCATTGGGATCGCATCGCGGCGGAGATGGATGCTGCCATGGACGGCTTGTGTTAG
- a CDS encoding sensor histidine kinase, with product MVHYSSRKWPIILGVILVALVVAMLVIWIVNQASSQQWGMLILGAIFFSLVLIGVVLYFILTIKEVNLSRRQANFIDAVTHELKSPIASIKLYLQTLDMREVDLEQQREFHRFMLEDVQRLDALIDHLLVAARLDFEEQEEAPRDVDAVECLTHCVDIVSRRFQLQPEQVEMDLVPCTVHARNRDLEMIFTNLLDNAAKYAGEHPKIHVQARPGGSDRVIIRISDNGRGVRFEVRRKIFQRFFRGGSELVRTTVGTGLGLYLVRSLVKKAKGKISVNNRGPFSGATFEVELPGRMIEEAQQPPTPDQPAENLTPQHSTETPPSPHS from the coding sequence ATGGTTCATTACTCCTCACGCAAATGGCCGATCATTCTCGGTGTGATCCTCGTCGCACTGGTCGTGGCGATGTTGGTGATTTGGATCGTCAATCAAGCCTCCTCCCAACAGTGGGGGATGTTGATTCTCGGCGCCATCTTCTTTTCGCTGGTATTGATCGGCGTCGTGCTGTATTTCATCCTCACGATCAAAGAGGTCAACCTCAGCCGGCGACAGGCGAATTTTATTGATGCGGTCACGCACGAATTGAAATCGCCGATTGCCTCGATCAAGCTCTATTTGCAGACGCTCGACATGCGCGAAGTCGATCTTGAGCAACAGCGGGAATTTCATCGATTCATGCTCGAAGACGTGCAACGGCTCGACGCGCTGATTGACCACCTGTTGGTCGCGGCGCGGTTGGATTTTGAAGAACAGGAGGAAGCGCCGCGGGATGTTGATGCGGTGGAATGTTTGACCCACTGCGTCGACATTGTCTCGCGACGTTTTCAGTTGCAACCGGAACAAGTCGAAATGGATCTCGTTCCTTGCACCGTGCATGCCCGCAACCGCGATTTGGAAATGATCTTCACCAATCTGTTGGACAATGCCGCCAAGTACGCCGGCGAACATCCGAAAATTCACGTGCAAGCCCGCCCCGGTGGTTCGGATCGTGTGATCATTCGCATTTCAGACAATGGCCGTGGTGTGCGGTTTGAAGTGCGGCGAAAAATCTTTCAACGGTTTTTCCGCGGTGGATCGGAGTTGGTTCGCACCACTGTCGGCACCGGACTAGGGCTGTATCTGGTCCGTTCGCTGGTAAAAAAGGCCAAAGGCAAGATCTCGGTGAATAATCGTGGACCGTTCTCCGGAGCGACGTTTGAAGTCGAGCTGCCGGGACGTATGATAGAAGAAGCTCAACAGCCACCGACGCCGGATCAACCGGCTGAAAACCTGACACCCCAGCATTCGACGGAGACTCCGCCGTCGCCACACTCATGA
- the frr gene encoding ribosome recycling factor, whose product MDQDEILLDAEERMDKAVEVFHGQLQGLRTGRATPGLVDSIRVEYYGSQTPIKQLASITVPEPQQIAIRPFDASSISAISKAIQASDVGLAPNSDGRIIRLNIPPLSTERRRQLVSRVKEFAEEARISIRNIRRDGNKHADQAEKDKLMTEDIRDTTKDKVQELTKKYEGRVNEQATTKEKEVMEE is encoded by the coding sequence ATGGATCAAGACGAAATTTTGCTCGATGCCGAGGAGCGGATGGATAAAGCCGTTGAAGTGTTTCACGGCCAACTGCAAGGGCTGCGCACCGGCCGCGCAACACCCGGACTAGTCGACTCAATTCGCGTCGAATATTACGGCTCACAAACACCAATTAAGCAGTTGGCGAGCATCACTGTTCCCGAACCGCAACAAATTGCCATCCGCCCCTTCGATGCCTCCTCGATCAGCGCGATCTCCAAGGCGATTCAAGCCAGCGACGTCGGCTTGGCCCCCAACTCCGACGGCCGCATCATTCGCCTAAACATCCCGCCGCTATCCACAGAACGCCGTCGGCAATTGGTGTCGCGGGTCAAAGAATTCGCCGAAGAGGCCCGGATCTCGATCCGCAATATCCGCCGAGACGGCAACAAACACGCGGACCAGGCGGAAAAAGATAAGCTGATGACCGAAGACATTCGGGATACGACCAAAGACAAGGTTCAGGAACTGACCAAAAAATACGAAGGTCGCGTGAACGAACAAGCGACGACCAAAGAGAAAGAGGTCATGGAAGAATAG
- a CDS encoding gamma-glutamyl-gamma-aminobutyrate hydrolase family protein — MTTPLQNSRSAPLIGITTYGRDEGNRFTLPGEYVDAVRRAGGIPLLIAPGESQVDDVLAILDGLVLAGGGDLCPSLYGGSMHESIYMVDSERDSSELELARTIIEAGFPTLAICRGAQLVNIALGGNLHEHLPDVVGEEILHRLPPREPVEHHVTIDADSRLAAVMGETDVSTASWHHQAIRDVAPALTVTARAPDGTIEAVEAREHPWLLAVQWHPELTAARDAHQQRLFNALVEKAQQTES, encoded by the coding sequence ATGACGACACCATTACAAAACTCCCGGTCGGCTCCGCTGATTGGCATCACGACGTATGGGCGGGATGAGGGGAACCGGTTTACGCTCCCAGGCGAATACGTCGATGCCGTCCGCCGCGCCGGCGGCATTCCGTTGCTAATTGCTCCCGGTGAATCGCAGGTGGATGACGTGCTCGCGATCCTCGATGGCTTAGTCCTCGCGGGGGGCGGTGATCTGTGCCCCAGCCTGTACGGGGGGAGCATGCATGAATCGATCTACATGGTCGACAGCGAACGGGACTCCAGCGAATTGGAATTGGCACGCACAATTATCGAGGCGGGATTTCCCACACTGGCGATTTGCCGCGGCGCACAATTGGTGAATATCGCGCTGGGTGGCAACCTGCACGAACATCTTCCCGATGTGGTTGGCGAAGAAATTCTCCACCGCCTACCGCCGCGCGAACCGGTCGAACATCACGTCACCATCGACGCCGATTCTCGTTTGGCTGCCGTGATGGGCGAAACCGATGTCTCGACCGCCTCGTGGCATCACCAAGCAATACGCGACGTCGCACCAGCACTAACAGTCACCGCCCGAGCACCCGACGGCACAATCGAAGCCGTCGAAGCGCGCGAACATCCTTGGCTGCTCGCCGTACAATGGCACCCCGAACTAACCGCCGCCCGCGACGCGCACCAACAACGTCTATTCAACGCCTTAGTCGAAAAAGCACAACAAACCGAATCGTAG